One Lucilia cuprina isolate Lc7/37 chromosome 4, ASM2204524v1, whole genome shotgun sequence DNA segment encodes these proteins:
- the LOC124419664 gene encoding uncharacterized protein LOC124419664: MEHEEDTTNMLLEEIRNELISIIDEGIESKIEPNNEELKDLKSPKLDLNNASEICTPSTTGCRSNGTMSKEIASTRNAILDNSNISSITDDIHKMQYELDSCCKLFQNIGERFENINFGCLKNRIKDLHLNERSSDSLKSIVDDLKHSFDEKYMENRLNELTKEVSTKFRNHPGEFGDIPEISEFFRTCTKLDQGLEKLRRQRDDCMFLQKRMARVAEASYERVNHIQQQIIQEEECNIINENKICE; encoded by the exons atggAACACGAAGAAGATACAACCAACATGCTATTGGAGGAGATAAGAAATGAATTGATTTCAATTATTGATGAGGG catTGAATCCAAAATTGAGCCTAATAATGAGGAACTTAAAGACCTGAAATCTCCCAAACTAGATTTAAATAATGCAAGTGAAATTTGTACGCCTAGTACAACTGGCTGTCGAAGCAACGGTACAATGAGTAAAGAAATTGCTTCAACAAGAAATGCTATATTGGACAACTCTAATATCAGCAGCATTACTGATGATATACATAAAATGCAATATGAATTGGATTCATGCTGCaaactatttcaaaatataggtgaacgttttgaaaatattaactttGGTTGTTTAAAAAATCGCATCAAAGATTTACATTTAAACGAACGTAGTTCTGATTCGTTAAAGTCTATTGTTGATGATTTGAAACATTCTTTTGATGAAAAATACATGGAAAATCGTCTTAATGAATTGACCAAAGAAGTTTCAACCAAATTTCGTAATCATCCTGGTGAGTTTGGAGATATTCCAGAAATAAGTGAGTTTTTTCGTACGTGCACTAAGTTGGACCAGGGTTTGGAAAAGTTACGACGGCAACGGGATGATTGcatgtttttacaaaaacgtATGGCAAGAGTAGCCGAAGCTTCATACGAACGTGTAAATCAtattcaacaacaaataatacaaGAAGAAGAGTGtaatataataaatgaaaacaaaatttgtgaataa
- the LOC111677330 gene encoding protein MEMO1, whose product MSSRKASHAGSWYTDSASELSRQLDNWLGAATLSHGPARAIIAPHAGYTYCGACGAFAYRQVSPAVVKRIFILGPSHHVRLRGCALSIAKKCKTPLYDLKIDTDVNAELEKTGHFSWMDMKTDENEHSIEMHLPYIAKVMEDFKDHFTIVPILVGSLNPDQEALYGRLLANYFTDPQNLFVISSDFCHWGHRFNYTYYDRACGPIYKSIEKLDKQGMDIIETLKPETFTAYLREFNNTICGRHPIGVMLSAIKVLQEQGYNMSFKFLKYAQSSQCKNMDDSSVSYASGSLIFEC is encoded by the exons ATGTCAAGTAGAAAAGCATCTCACGCTGGAAGTTGGTATACGGACTCAG ctTCAGAGCTTTCGCGTCAGTTAGACAATTGGTTGGGTGCTGCCACACTTTCACATGGACCAGCTAGAGCAATAATTGCTCC tCATGCAGGTTATACGTATTGTGGAGCATGTGGTGCTTTTGCCTATCGGCAAGTTAGTCCAGCTGTAGT taaACGAATTTTCATTTTGGGTCCTTCGCATCATGTACGTCTGCGAGGCTGTGCTTTATCCATTGCCAAAAAGTGTAAAACACCACTTTATGATCTCAAAATTGACACTGATG TTAATGCAGAACTTGAAAAGACTGGACACTTTTCGTGGATGGATATGAAAACGGATGAAAATGAGCATAGCATTGAAATGCATTTGCCCTATATAGCCAAAGTTATGGAAGA TTTCAAAGATCACTTTACAATTGTTCCCATACTGGTGGGTTCTTTAAATCCTGAtcaagaggctttatatggacGTTTATTAGCCAATTATTTTACGGATCCACAAAACTTATTTGTGATATCATCGGATTTCTGCCATTGGGGTCATCGTTTCAATTATACGTATTACGATAGAGCCTGTGGTCCTATCTATAAATCCATTGAAAAGTTAGACAAACAA ggTATGGATATTATAGAAACGCTAAAACCTGAAACTTTTACCGCCTATTTGCGTGAGTTCAACAATACAATATGTGGTCGTCATCCTATTGGCGTCATGCTTAGTGCAATTAAAGTTCTCCAAGAACAAGGTTACAATATgagctttaaatttttaaaatacgcTCAAAGTAGTCAATGTAAGAATATGGATGATTCAAGTGTTAGTTATGCTTCCGGTTCGTTAATATttgaatgttaa
- the LOC111677331 gene encoding C-terminal-binding protein isoform X5 produces the protein MDKNMMLPKRSRLDVKGPFANGPMQARPLVALLDGRDCSIEMPILKDVATVAFCDAQSTSEIHEKVLNEAVGALMWHTIILTKEDLEKFKALRIIVRIGSGTDNIDVKAAGELGIAVCNVPGYGVEEVADTTMCLILNLYRRTYWLANMVREGKKFTGPEQVREAAHGCARIRGDTLGLVGLGRIGSAVALRAKAFGFNVIFYDPYLPDGIDKSLGLTRVYTLQDLLFQSDCVSLHCTLNEHNHHLINEFTIKQMRPGAFLVNTARGGLVDDETLALALKQGRIRAAALDVHENEPFNVFQGALKDAPNLICTPHAAFFSDASATELREMAATEIRRAIVGNIPDVLRNCVNKEYFMRTPASAVAAAAAASVYSEAPDGARP, from the exons ATGGATAAAAATATGATGTTACCGAAACGTTCACGATTGGATGTTAAAGGACCATTTGCCAATGGCCCCATGCAGGCCAGACCATTGGTAGCACTATTAGATGGACGTGATTGTTCAATTGAAATGCCCATATTAAAAGATGTTGCAACGGTGGCATTTTGTGATGCCCAAAGTACATCGGAAATCCATGAAAAG gttttaaatgAAGCAGTCGGTGCATTAATGTGgcatacaattattttaacaaaagaagatttggaaaaatttaaagcATTACGTATTATTGTCCGAATTGGCAGCGGTACGGATAATATAGATGTTAAGGCAGCTGGTGAACTTGGCATTGCTGTATGTAATGTACCCGGTTATGGTGTGGAAGAAGTGGCCGACACAACAATGTGTTTGATATTGAATTTATACCGAAGAACCTATTGGCTGGCGAATATGGTGCGTGAAGGCAAAAAATTCACTGGACCTGAACAAGTTCGAGAAGCAGCACAT GGTTGTGCTAGAATTCGTGGCGATACATTAGGTTTAGTTGGTTTGGGACGCATTGGTAGTGCTGTTGCTTTAAGAGCAAAAGCATTCGGctttaatgttatattttatgatCCTTATCTGCCAGATGGCATCGATAAGTCCCTGGGTCTAACTCGTGTCTATACTCTGCAAGATTTACTATTCCAATCAGATTGTGTCTCACTGCATTGTACACTGAATGAACACAATCATCATCTAATTAATGAATTCACAATTAAACAG ATGAGGCCGGGTGCATTTTTAGTAAATACGGCACGAGGAGGTTTAGTAGATGATGAGACATTGGCGCTTGCCTTAAAACAAGGTAGAATAAGAGCTGCAGCACTGGATGTACACGAAAACGAGCCATTTAATGTATTCCAA GGCGCCCTCAAAGACGCTCCCAACCTAATATGTACACCACATGCCGCCTTCTTTAGTGATGCATCTGCTACAGAACTGCGTGAAATGGCTGCTACAGAAATACGACGAGCCATTGTCGGCAACATACCCGATGTTTTAAGGAATTGTGTTAATAAGGAATATTTCATGCGAACACCAGCATCAGCTGTGGCGGCCGCAGCCGCTGCGTCGGTTTATTCAGAAG